Proteins from a single region of Bombus vancouverensis nearcticus chromosome 5, iyBomVanc1_principal, whole genome shotgun sequence:
- the dachs gene encoding unconventional myosin-IXb-like dachs isoform X2: protein MATLGLSKVFILDKYFTELQKFWETEKKLQDASSSNEAVHLQQRLRSLSTELVTLRNRLHVNQPPNNSGPNSGASAPLSKSPEKGGVPSSPAPAVPPRTTLPLSGTLPHGLGHPSGHTLTASAIVHPHVNHAGANTLSHNSTAANNLISDLDPPKRHNRISDDGIVSCVTALGCLRSPPISSIIADVKNAKSNQGQHRCLPKGTAASSGPATSTALDDLIHLPGPLTEDAVLKCLQARFCAKQYHTNVGPILVCINPYTDVRNPLTLTSTRAVPLAPQLNKVVQEAVRQQSETGYPQAIILSGTSGSGKTYASMLLLRQLFDVAGGGPETDAFKHLAAAFTVLRSLGSAKTATNSESSRIGHFIEVQVTDGALYRTKIHCYFLDQTRVIRPLPDEKNYHIFYQMLAGLSHEERVKLNLEGYNLKNLRYLQHGDTRQDEAEDAIRFQAWKACLGVLGIPFLDVVRVLAAVLILGNVGFTDRPGVEVGVIGENELASVAALLGVPPPALLRGLTSRTHNARGQLVKSVCDANMSNMTRDSLAKALYCRTVATIVRRANSLKRLGSTLGTLSSDSNESVHNQAEVTSQHASTIGSSAGGTGSRSMTALNNAVRHATDGFIGILDMFGFEDPKPSQLEHLCINLCAETMQHFYNTHIFKSSIESCRDEGIRCDVEVDYVDNVPCIDLISSLRTGLLSMLDVECSIRGTAESYVAKVKVQHKQNPRLFEPRTVDCRSFGIQHFAGRVTYDASDFLDTNKDVVPDDLVAVFYKHTCSFGFATHLFGSELKALYASDTVPRGVSFRISPTSHTDLLNGDEPISTLTQDFHTRLDNLLRTLVHARPHFVRCIRSNGTETPLHLDRGVTMRQIRSLQVLETVNLMAGGYPHRMRFKAFNARYRLIAPFKQLRRAEEQAVEDTKLILQNAQQLKSKFGASTSWALGKRHIFLSEGIRQQLENLRSETRRKAATVIQSTWRGWRVRRRWPLRKTTIGVTSGIGQKKPQQPTSANTGTVQRNVTTATGTGTGTRPRPQPIAGTPPPDPSEKCADQKMIQQTCTLFGLDLERPPPVPPSRSYTVTGNTKLGYPQTRIMKMPFPEGEGEVVLLKGETVLVVGASPRRGHLLVEHNNTTLHVPYQFMELKPCNINI, encoded by the exons ATGCCTCGTCGTCGAACGAAGCGGTGCATCTCCAGCAACGTCTGAGGAGCTTGAGCACGGAACTGGTGACCCTGAGGAACCGGCTGCACGTGAACCAGCCGCCGAACAATTCAGGGCCGAACAGTGGTGCATCGGCGCCCCTGTCAAAGAGCCCGGAAAAAGGCGGCGTTCCGTCATCGCCGGCGCCCGCTGTTCCACCAAGGACCACGCTACCGCTTTCCGGCACACTGCCCCACGGCCTCGGTCATCCTTCGGGGCACACGCTGACGGCGTCCGCGATCGTCCATCCGCACGTCAATCACGCCGGCGCGAACACGCTCAGCCACAACTCGACCGCGGCTAATAATTTAATATCCG ATTTGGATCCACCAAAGCGGCACAATAGGATTTCTGACGACGGTATAGTGTCGTGCGTGACGGCGTTGGGCTGTCTACGCTCGCCACCGATCTCGAGCATTATCGCCGACGTGAAAAACGCGAAGAGCAATCAGGGTCAGCACCGATGTCTTCCGAAAGGTACCGCGGCTTCGTCTGGGCCTGCAACCTCCACGGCCTTGGACGACCTCATTCATCTACCTGGACCACTGACGGAGGATGCGGTGCTCAAGTGTCTACAGGCTCGATTCTGTGCCAAACAGTACCAC ACGAACGTGGGCCCCATACTGGTCTGTATCAATCCATATACGGACGTCAGGAATCCATTGACCTTAACGAGCACCAGGGCCGTACCTTTGGCGCCCCAACTGAACAAAGTCGTTCAGGAGGCCGTGCGACAGCAATCGGAAACCGGATACCCCCAGGCCATCATTCTTTCCG GGACCAGTGGTTCCGGCAAGACATACGCCTCTATGTTGTTACTTAGGCAATTGTTCGACGTGGCTGGAGGTGGTCCAGAAACGGACGCCTTCAAACATTTGGCAGCAGCCTTCACAGTTCTTAGGTCTCTGGGATCTGCAAAGACTGCCACCAACTCGGAGAGTTCTAGGATA GGTCACTTTATAGAGGTCCAGGTTACGGACGGTGCCTTGTACAGAACGAAGATACACTGCTATTTTCTGGACCAAACGCGAGTCATCAGGCCACTACCGGATGAGAAGAATTACCacatattttaccaaatgttaGCCGGCTTGTCGCACGAGGAACGAG TCAAACTTAATTTGGAGGGTTACAATCTAAAGAACTTGAGGTATCTACAGCATGGAGACACTAGGCAGGACGAAGCTGAAGATGCCATTAGGTTCCAAGCGTGGAAGGCCTGTTTAG GTGTGTTAGGTATACCCTTCTTAGATGTAGTGCGAGTATTAGCGGCAGTGTTGATCCTGGGCAACGTTGGTTTCACGGATCGACCGGGAGTCGAGGTCGGTGTCATCGGAGAGAACGAATTAGCCTCTGTCGCGGCTCTTCTAGGCGTGCCACCACCAGCACTGCTTAGAGGACTCACTTCGAGGACGCACAATGCCCGTGGCCAGCTGGTGAAGTCGGTCTGCGACGCAAATATG TCTAACATGACCAGGGACTCGCTGGCCAAAGCTCTGTATTGCCGTACCGTCGCCACGATCGTCAGGAGAGCCAACAGCCTGAAGAGGCTAGGTTCCACCCTTGGTACACTTTCGTCGGACTCGAATGAATCTGTTCATAATCAAGCCGAAGTGACCAGTCAACATGCGTCCACTATTGGCAGTTCTGCAG GTGGTACCGGTTCCAGAAGCATGACCGCGCTGAACAACGCGGTACGGCACGCGACGGATGGCTTCATCGGAATCCTGGAcatgtttggtttcgaggatcCAAAACCAAGTCAACTGGAGCATCTGTGCATCAATTTATGCGCGGAAACCATGCAACATTTCTACAACACGCATATATTTAAGAGCTCGATCGAGAGCTGCCGCGATGAAGGCATTCGATGCGACGTGGAGGTCGACTACGTCGATAACGTGCCATGTATCGATCTCATCTCTTCTCTG AGAACCGGTCTGTTGAGTATGCTGGATGTCGAATGTTCGATTCGTGGCACTGCTGAGAGCTACGTGGCGAAAGTGAAGGTTCAGCACAAACAGAATCCACGGTTGTTCGAACCTAGGACCGTAGATTGCAGGTCATTTGGGATCCAGCATTTCGCTGGCAGAGTTACTTACGATGCCTCCGATTTTCTGG ATACCAATAAGGACGTGGTTCCCGACGATCTGGTAGCCGTATTCTACAAGCACACGTGTAGCTTTGGTTTCGCCACCCATCTGTTTGGCAGCGAACTGAAAGCTCTCTACGCGAGCGATACAGTGCCCAGGGGTGTCAGCTTCAGGATATCGCCCACATCCCATACCGACCT ATTGAACGGAGACGAGCCGATCTCCACGTTAACGCAGGACTTCCACACGAGGCTGGATAATCTCCTGAGGACTTTGGTCCACGCGAGGCCCCACTTTGTCAGGTGCATTAGGAGCAACGGTACCGAGACGCCTCTTCACTTAGACAGAGGCGTGACTATGCGTCAGATACGATCCCTTCAGGTTCTCGAGACGGTGAATCTAATGGCCGGCG GATATCCGCATCGGATGCGTTTCAAGGCGTTCAATGCGAGGTACAGGTTGATCGCGCCGTTCAAGCAACTGCGTCGTGCCGAGGAACAAGCGGTGGAGGATACGAAGCTTATTTTGCAGAACGCACAGCAACTGAAGAGCAAATTCGGCGCGAGCACCAGCTGGGCGCTTGGCAAGAGGCACATCTTCCTCAGCGAGGGCATTAGGCAACAACTCGAGAACCTACGCTCGGAAACACGCAGGAAAGCCGCCACCGTGATACAG TCCACGTGGAGAGGTTGGCGGGTGCGGAGAAGGTGGCCTTTGAGGAAAACCACTATAGGTGTAACATCTGGTATCGGTCAGAAAAAGCCTCAACAACCCACATCTGCTAACACTGGAACCGTTCAAAGGAACGTTACCACTGCCACGGGTACCGGAACCGGAACAAGACCTAGGCCCCAGCCAATCGCTGGCACGCCACCTCCCGATCCATCGGAGAAGTGCGCAGACCAGAAAATGATCCAGCAAACGTGCACCTTATTCGGATTGGATTTG GAACGACCACCTCCGGTACCGCCCAGTAGATCGTACACCGTGACTGGAAACACAAAGTTGGGCTATCCGCAGACTAGAATCATGAAGATGCCCTTCCCAG AGGGTGAAGGGGAGGTGGTGCTCCTGAAGGGTGAAACGGTTCTGGTCGTGGGTGCGTCTCCCAGGCGAGGTCACCTGCTGGTGGAACACAACAACACCACGCTACACGTGCCCTATCAGTTCATGGAGCTGAAGCCATGTAATATTAACATCTGA
- the dachs gene encoding unconventional myosin-IXb-like dachs isoform X1 yields MATLGLSKVFILDKYFTELQKFWETEKKLQDASSSNEAVHLQQRLRSLSTELVTLRNRLHVNQPPNNSGPNSGASAPLSKSPEKGGVPSSPAPAVPPRTTLPLSGTLPHGLGHPSGHTLTASAIVHPHVNHAGANTLSHNSTAANNLISDLDPPKRHNRISDDGIVSCVTALGCLRSPPISSIIADVKNAKSNQGQHRCLPKGTAASSGPATSTALDDLIHLPGPLTEDAVLKCLQARFCAKQYHTNVGPILVCINPYTDVRNPLTLTSTRAVPLAPQLNKVVQEAVRQQSETGYPQAIILSGTSGSGKTYASMLLLRQLFDVAGGGPETDAFKHLAAAFTVLRSLGSAKTATNSESSRIGHFIEVQVTDGALYRTKIHCYFLDQTRVIRPLPDEKNYHIFYQMLAGLSHEERVKLNLEGYNLKNLRYLQHGDTRQDEAEDAIRFQAWKACLGVLGIPFLDVVRVLAAVLILGNVGFTDRPGVEVGVIGENELASVAALLGVPPPALLRGLTSRTHNARGQLVKSVCDANMSNMTRDSLAKALYCRTVATIVRRANSLKRLGSTLGTLSSDSNESVHNQAEVTSQHASTIGSSAGGTGSRSMTALNNAVRHATDGFIGILDMFGFEDPKPSQLEHLCINLCAETMQHFYNTHIFKSSIESCRDEGIRCDVEVDYVDNVPCIDLISSLRTGLLSMLDVECSIRGTAESYVAKVKVQHKQNPRLFEPRTVDCRSFGIQHFAGRVTYDASDFLDTNKDVVPDDLVAVFYKHTCSFGFATHLFGSELKALYASDTVPRGVSFRISPTSHTDLLNGDEPISTLTQDFHTRLDNLLRTLVHARPHFVRCIRSNGTETPLHLDRGVTMRQIRSLQVLETVNLMAGGYPHRMRFKAFNARYRLIAPFKQLRRAEEQAVEDTKLILQNAQQLKSKFGASTSWALGKRHIFLSEGIRQQLENLRSETRRKAATVIQSTWRGWRVRRRWPLRKTTIGVTSGIGQKKPQQPTSANTGTVQRNVTTATGTGTGTRPRPQPIAGTPPPDPSEKCADQKMIQQTCTLFGLDLERPPPVPPSRSYTVTGNTKLGYPQTRIMKMPFPEEGEGEVVLLKGETVLVVGASPRRGHLLVEHNNTTLHVPYQFMELKPCNINI; encoded by the exons ATGCCTCGTCGTCGAACGAAGCGGTGCATCTCCAGCAACGTCTGAGGAGCTTGAGCACGGAACTGGTGACCCTGAGGAACCGGCTGCACGTGAACCAGCCGCCGAACAATTCAGGGCCGAACAGTGGTGCATCGGCGCCCCTGTCAAAGAGCCCGGAAAAAGGCGGCGTTCCGTCATCGCCGGCGCCCGCTGTTCCACCAAGGACCACGCTACCGCTTTCCGGCACACTGCCCCACGGCCTCGGTCATCCTTCGGGGCACACGCTGACGGCGTCCGCGATCGTCCATCCGCACGTCAATCACGCCGGCGCGAACACGCTCAGCCACAACTCGACCGCGGCTAATAATTTAATATCCG ATTTGGATCCACCAAAGCGGCACAATAGGATTTCTGACGACGGTATAGTGTCGTGCGTGACGGCGTTGGGCTGTCTACGCTCGCCACCGATCTCGAGCATTATCGCCGACGTGAAAAACGCGAAGAGCAATCAGGGTCAGCACCGATGTCTTCCGAAAGGTACCGCGGCTTCGTCTGGGCCTGCAACCTCCACGGCCTTGGACGACCTCATTCATCTACCTGGACCACTGACGGAGGATGCGGTGCTCAAGTGTCTACAGGCTCGATTCTGTGCCAAACAGTACCAC ACGAACGTGGGCCCCATACTGGTCTGTATCAATCCATATACGGACGTCAGGAATCCATTGACCTTAACGAGCACCAGGGCCGTACCTTTGGCGCCCCAACTGAACAAAGTCGTTCAGGAGGCCGTGCGACAGCAATCGGAAACCGGATACCCCCAGGCCATCATTCTTTCCG GGACCAGTGGTTCCGGCAAGACATACGCCTCTATGTTGTTACTTAGGCAATTGTTCGACGTGGCTGGAGGTGGTCCAGAAACGGACGCCTTCAAACATTTGGCAGCAGCCTTCACAGTTCTTAGGTCTCTGGGATCTGCAAAGACTGCCACCAACTCGGAGAGTTCTAGGATA GGTCACTTTATAGAGGTCCAGGTTACGGACGGTGCCTTGTACAGAACGAAGATACACTGCTATTTTCTGGACCAAACGCGAGTCATCAGGCCACTACCGGATGAGAAGAATTACCacatattttaccaaatgttaGCCGGCTTGTCGCACGAGGAACGAG TCAAACTTAATTTGGAGGGTTACAATCTAAAGAACTTGAGGTATCTACAGCATGGAGACACTAGGCAGGACGAAGCTGAAGATGCCATTAGGTTCCAAGCGTGGAAGGCCTGTTTAG GTGTGTTAGGTATACCCTTCTTAGATGTAGTGCGAGTATTAGCGGCAGTGTTGATCCTGGGCAACGTTGGTTTCACGGATCGACCGGGAGTCGAGGTCGGTGTCATCGGAGAGAACGAATTAGCCTCTGTCGCGGCTCTTCTAGGCGTGCCACCACCAGCACTGCTTAGAGGACTCACTTCGAGGACGCACAATGCCCGTGGCCAGCTGGTGAAGTCGGTCTGCGACGCAAATATG TCTAACATGACCAGGGACTCGCTGGCCAAAGCTCTGTATTGCCGTACCGTCGCCACGATCGTCAGGAGAGCCAACAGCCTGAAGAGGCTAGGTTCCACCCTTGGTACACTTTCGTCGGACTCGAATGAATCTGTTCATAATCAAGCCGAAGTGACCAGTCAACATGCGTCCACTATTGGCAGTTCTGCAG GTGGTACCGGTTCCAGAAGCATGACCGCGCTGAACAACGCGGTACGGCACGCGACGGATGGCTTCATCGGAATCCTGGAcatgtttggtttcgaggatcCAAAACCAAGTCAACTGGAGCATCTGTGCATCAATTTATGCGCGGAAACCATGCAACATTTCTACAACACGCATATATTTAAGAGCTCGATCGAGAGCTGCCGCGATGAAGGCATTCGATGCGACGTGGAGGTCGACTACGTCGATAACGTGCCATGTATCGATCTCATCTCTTCTCTG AGAACCGGTCTGTTGAGTATGCTGGATGTCGAATGTTCGATTCGTGGCACTGCTGAGAGCTACGTGGCGAAAGTGAAGGTTCAGCACAAACAGAATCCACGGTTGTTCGAACCTAGGACCGTAGATTGCAGGTCATTTGGGATCCAGCATTTCGCTGGCAGAGTTACTTACGATGCCTCCGATTTTCTGG ATACCAATAAGGACGTGGTTCCCGACGATCTGGTAGCCGTATTCTACAAGCACACGTGTAGCTTTGGTTTCGCCACCCATCTGTTTGGCAGCGAACTGAAAGCTCTCTACGCGAGCGATACAGTGCCCAGGGGTGTCAGCTTCAGGATATCGCCCACATCCCATACCGACCT ATTGAACGGAGACGAGCCGATCTCCACGTTAACGCAGGACTTCCACACGAGGCTGGATAATCTCCTGAGGACTTTGGTCCACGCGAGGCCCCACTTTGTCAGGTGCATTAGGAGCAACGGTACCGAGACGCCTCTTCACTTAGACAGAGGCGTGACTATGCGTCAGATACGATCCCTTCAGGTTCTCGAGACGGTGAATCTAATGGCCGGCG GATATCCGCATCGGATGCGTTTCAAGGCGTTCAATGCGAGGTACAGGTTGATCGCGCCGTTCAAGCAACTGCGTCGTGCCGAGGAACAAGCGGTGGAGGATACGAAGCTTATTTTGCAGAACGCACAGCAACTGAAGAGCAAATTCGGCGCGAGCACCAGCTGGGCGCTTGGCAAGAGGCACATCTTCCTCAGCGAGGGCATTAGGCAACAACTCGAGAACCTACGCTCGGAAACACGCAGGAAAGCCGCCACCGTGATACAG TCCACGTGGAGAGGTTGGCGGGTGCGGAGAAGGTGGCCTTTGAGGAAAACCACTATAGGTGTAACATCTGGTATCGGTCAGAAAAAGCCTCAACAACCCACATCTGCTAACACTGGAACCGTTCAAAGGAACGTTACCACTGCCACGGGTACCGGAACCGGAACAAGACCTAGGCCCCAGCCAATCGCTGGCACGCCACCTCCCGATCCATCGGAGAAGTGCGCAGACCAGAAAATGATCCAGCAAACGTGCACCTTATTCGGATTGGATTTG GAACGACCACCTCCGGTACCGCCCAGTAGATCGTACACCGTGACTGGAAACACAAAGTTGGGCTATCCGCAGACTAGAATCATGAAGATGCCCTTCCCAG AAGAGGGTGAAGGGGAGGTGGTGCTCCTGAAGGGTGAAACGGTTCTGGTCGTGGGTGCGTCTCCCAGGCGAGGTCACCTGCTGGTGGAACACAACAACACCACGCTACACGTGCCCTATCAGTTCATGGAGCTGAAGCCATGTAATATTAACATCTGA